One segment of Nostoc piscinale CENA21 DNA contains the following:
- a CDS encoding DUF2809 domain-containing protein, with translation MLSLTNIRWRTILSLIIVLPIGLLYSHYRYSIEGFNQEIGGILYEIFWCLLAFLFIPTRKAVWQIPLWVLAITCLLEFMQLWHPPFLNWVRSFWWGRMLIATTFTWVDFPYYFIGSGLGWLWLRLIVRGAKLK, from the coding sequence ATGTTATCACTGACAAACATTCGCTGGCGCACCATTCTTTCTCTGATTATTGTTCTGCCTATTGGACTTTTATACAGCCACTATCGCTATTCTATTGAGGGGTTTAACCAAGAAATAGGAGGAATTTTGTATGAGATATTTTGGTGCTTGTTGGCATTTCTATTTATTCCGACTCGCAAGGCAGTTTGGCAAATTCCTTTATGGGTATTAGCCATTACTTGTTTATTAGAATTTATGCAGTTGTGGCATCCACCTTTTTTAAACTGGGTGCGTTCATTTTGGTGGGGAAGAATGTTAATTGCTACTACCTTCACTTGGGTAGATTTTCCCTATTATTTTATTGGTAGCGGGTTAGGGTGGCTGTGGTTACGGCTGATAGTTCGGGGGGCAAAGTTAAAATAA